The uncultured Desulfatiglans sp. DNA window GACCAGCAGGATGTTTTCTCTCCTGGCCCCCAGTTCCACATACATCCTGGCGCAGGCGATTCCTGCGGCGCCGGCGCCGTTGACGACGATCCGGATTTCTTCCAGAGGATGGCCGGCAAGCTCACACGCATTGAGCAAGGCCGCCCCGGAAATAATGGCGGTTCCGTGCTGGTCGTCATGGAAGACCGGGATGGACATCATCTCGGTCAGCCGCTCCTCGATGTAGAAGCAATCCGGTGCCCGAATGTCTTCCAGATTGATCCCCCCAAAGGTCGGCTCGAGCAGCTTGACCGTGCGGATGAACTCATCGGGATCACGCGTGTCCACCTCGATATCGAAGACATCCAGGTCGGCAAACCGTTTGAACAAGACCCCCTTTCCTTCCATCACAGGCTTGCCGGCCAGCGGTCCGATATTCCCCAGGCCCAGAACCGCCGTCCCGTTGGTAATGACCGCCACCAGATTCCCCCGGGTGGTATAGTTAAAGGACGCGTCCGGATCCTGCTCGATGCGCAGACACGGCGCGGCGACCCCGGGCGTATAGGCCAGGCTCAAATCCGTCTGGGTCAGGCACGGTTTGCTCGGGATGACCTCGATCTTCCCGGGTCTCGGTTCCTGATGATAACGCAGCGCCTCTGAATCGTAAGTCATGGTTTCTCCTATATGAGTTCGTGACTACCGTTTTTCGATTTGGAAAGGCATTTGTCCCATTTCAAACAATGATATTTTACGCCTTGGCGCCCGAGGAATACAGTTGTTTCATTTTGAATGAAAAATCAGCATGAAAACATGGTTTCCCCCTCGATTTGTGGTATAAGAAAATGCTGATGTTCTGCTGCATGTCCGCCCGGAACTGTCGATCCGATACAGCCCGGTTTCCAGGCCGCAAATGAGAAATGGTTCTTCACACGCTTCGCGTGCCCAGTCCCGCCGCTTCGCGGAGGGTCCCGGTTCGCAGATATCAGAATAAACAAATCCTTGCAAGCAGGCGGCCTGTCGGTCTCTGCGCAAGCTCGCTTGCGGATGAGGCCCGAGATTGGCAAAAGACCATCACGAAATGAGAGATAGGGAGGCCCCTCGCTCGATGCACGCGGGTGTGCGCCGCGTCACCTGGAACCGTTTTTTCAAGGGATTCGAATGAGAGCGGGGATGGAATCTTGTCAGCGGCCGACGGCTGCGACCAATCGAAGGAGTGCCCAGATGAAGGCGTTTCTCGGATTTGTCTTCGTCATCGCCTGTGTGGCGGGGTGTGCAGGAAACCGCTTCGAAAACACCCAGCCGGAAGGGGTACCCGGCGCCTCCCGCATGGGTTTCCTAGGAGAGTATTATCGGCACCTGACGCCCGGTCCGCCGGGCGGGGCCAGGATGCGCTGGTTCAAACCGGGTACGGACTTCCATAAATACACGCGGATCATGATGGACAGCGTAGTCTTCTATTATTCTGAAAAATCGGAGGATTTCGGTATCGATGCGGTGGAGATGAAGGACCTGACGGACATCTTCAACAAGGAGATCGTCCATGCACTTCAAAAAGGGTACCCGATTGCAGCCGAACCCGCCCCCGACGTCATCCGGCTCAAAATCGCCATAACGAACCTCGAGAAGAGCAAGCCCGCTCTAAGCGCCGTCACCACGGTCATTCCTGCAGGGATGGGCGTGAGTCTCATAAGGAGAGGAGCCACGGGTGTCTGGAGTGGCGCGGGCGAGATATCCATCGAGGTATTGGCCCTCGATTCGGTCAGCAACCAGGTCATTGGCGCAGCGCAGGACTGCCGCTCTGCGGCCTTTACGGAAAGATTCACCTCCCTCGGAATGGTCCAGAAGGCTGCCAAATACTGGGGCGACAAAGTCCGACACCTGATGGACATCGCCCAGGGCAGGGGCGGATCTGCCCCACCTTCCAATGGCGGCCGTTCCGATGGGTGATCGAACCGGTTGTCCGCTCATCGTGGACAGGACGGGGCCCTCCGTTCAATTCATGCCTATCTTCTCAGGAGACGTTATCAAGACGGACAGGTTTTTCCCCTCATATCCAAGGGCCACAATGGCCACGCCATGGGTTTTGTCGATGAAGGCGCTTCTGTTTTTCAACTCGGGCCTGTAGGTGGCATGCTGCAAATAAGGTGTGGACGGATCCGCATCCATGATCTTCGCCGTTCCGCTCCCCTCCTCGGCATCAGGGTCGACCTGTATGACCAGCATTCCGCAATCGGGCAGCACCTTGTCATAATGGATGGGCTGCCGGTTTTCCACCAGATAATATCGACCCCCCTCAAGGGGCACCTTGACAGCCAGGATCCCTCCTTTCCCGGCAAGAGGCGCCAATACGACTCTCTGAGTCTCCCCCGGGTTTACGCGAACGACCTGTTCGGACGATATCCAGCCCAGTCTGATCTTTGTGAAGGAAGACAGCCCCGGCGGAGGCCCCTTCCGGTCGACGAAATGCGCCGACATCACATCCCATCCTCCCATGTAGATGGTGCATTCTTCCCAGCGATGGCGCATCGAAGCGTCAGCCTGACGCTCGAAATCATACAGTCAAGGCACCAGCCGCTTGCCGTGCTGCACACCTCCCAAGGCATGAAAGAGATCATGGGCGAACATCCCCAGATGGGCGTTTTCAGCGGCGACGAACACCCCTCCCGAAAAGGTCGCCCCGCCCTGGGCCCGGAGCGTCACGAATGCGGTATTTCTCCTCACGCCGGTCAACATCCCGGGGTTGGCGCAGTAGCAGATCATGCCGTAGCCCTTGCCGGGCAGGGTGAAGGCCCCGGGAATGACGAGCATATGATCGTATTGTGAGAAATCGATCCGTGCTTCGACCGCCGTCATGGCATCTTCGATCAATTTTCTGACCCTGCCCCGATCCACCTGAAAGTTATCCGGACTCACGCGGTATTCCGAAAGGTCGTCGGGCAGGGGAATCCATCCCTCGAAATGAGGTTTAATCCAAGCCTGTCCGTAGGATTGGGCCTTTACATAATCGTTCAGTCGGTTGGTGGCCCTTTCCTTGATATGATTTAAATTGCATTCGGGCGCCACATCTTTGAAGCGGACCGCCAGCATGAGCACCCGCTGCTCCCCTTTTGCGCTGTTGGATTGCGGCCCGAGATCGGCGCCTCCAACCGCCACCCCGGAAGAACCCTCCGCCGGTCCGGCGACCGGGGCCCCCCTGCAGCCGGAAAAGAAGAGCACACAGAACAGAACGCCTAAACCGTATCGGGACATGACTGTCCGCATCACAACAATCACCTCCTCTCTCCCATCTACTGGGTCAAAAAGACATGATCGCCTTATTCGATGACACTTTTCCGGTGTTTTCCCCTCTAGCACGGAATCTGCCGGGCGAAGGGGGCAGGGAGATCGTGCGTGCCAGACTGGAGTCGGGAGCGGATGATCTGAAATCTTTCGGCAGATGGCGTCTGCCGAATTTCCCGTCAGATAACCCGTCAGAGGTGATAGTTACTCGCTTTCCTCGAATTTTTCAAGATCCGTCTGACCCATTTTCTTCACAGATGGTTTGATTTCCTTCTCCCTTAGGGTTATACATTGCGAAAAAACCCTTGCTATTTCTCCGTAACGGTCCAAATATGCGGGGCGGCCTCGTTTCACCGCCGGCTTGTTGGATGTAACGGCGCCCGTACCTCCCGAAATGCGATGCCCCGATTGATGCGGCGCCCGTTTCCCCCCTTTTGCTGCCGGGAACGGTTGTCTCCTTTCAGCGCAGATTGATCCGGAAATGAGGTTTTTCCCCCTATGCCGCCGGGCCCCCGGTGTGACAAGAGAAGAAGGGAGTCCTCGAACGACCCTTTTGGAGGCAGGAGATGAAAGTGAAACACGTGGTCTATTCTTTGTTGTTTGCCTCGTTGGTCCTTCTTGTTCCGGCGGGGAATTCGTCCGCCCAGAACCCGACCCCTTTGAAGGTCGTGCTCGTCTTCGATATCGGTGGAAGAGGCGACGGAGGATTCAACGATGCCGCCCACAGAGGCCTCGAAAAAGCGGTTGCCGAACTGGGGGTCGAGGCCGTGTACGTGGATCAGGAGCGGAGGCTGGAGCGCGACCATGCCGTCGATGCGGCCGCGGCTTCCGATGCGGATCTGATCATCGGCGTCGGCTTCGCCTTCTCGGAGAAGTTGCATCAGCTCGCCCTGAAATTCCCCCGCAAAACATTCGTCTGTGTAGACTACAGCATGAGGCGCGACGACAAGGGGCGCCCCTTGCCGCTGCCTCCCAATCTGGCCGGGCTTGCCTTCAGGGAGGAGGAAGGCTCATATCTCGTCGGGGCTATCGCGGCCCTCACGAGCAAGACCGGGACCATCGGTTTTATCGGCGGGATGGATAACCCGATCATCCGGAGATTCCAGGCAGGGTACCTGGCCGGCGCACGCGCCGGGCGGCCGGATATCCGCGTGCTGTCGAAATATGCCGGGATAACCGGTGCAGCCTTCGACGATCCCGAGAAAGGATACCAGATCGCCCGCCGCATGTACCGGGAAGGGGCGGACATCATCTACCACGCATCGGGCGGCACAGGTGCCGGACTTTTCCGGGCGGCGAAGGAAACCAAGCGGCTGGCGATCGGTGTAGACGTCGATCAGAGCGCTCAGGCGCCCGGTCTGGTGTTGACCAGCATGCTCAAACACATCGATGTCGCGGTGTTCGAAAGCGTCAAGGCCCGCGCGGAAGGGCGTTTCTCCGGAGGGCTCAAGACCTTCGGACTGAAGGAGAAAGGCGTTGGATTTGTTTATAACGACCAGAACCGGAACCTAATTCCCCCCGAGGCCTATCACACCGCTCTCTCCCTGCAGCAAAGAATCGTCACGGGTGAGTTGGAGGTTCCCGCCTCGACCGATGAAAGACTGCTCCTGTCCCGGGAAGAGCTTCAGGAACTCCTGGTGCGGTTGCACTCGGAGGTGACGGGCGCGTTGGAAAGACTCGACGGTGATCTGACGCAGAGCGCAAAGGCGCTTGCCGGAAAGGACCTGACAGGTGATGTTGCCCGGGCCATGCTTCGAAAGCTCTACGCCGACAACCCTTACATCATCGACTGCGAAACAGTCAACCCTGAAGGGATCATGGTGGCCGTCGAACCCCCGGAGCACAGGGCATCCGAGGGCAGCGACATCAGCGCTCAGGCCCACATGGTTAGACTGTTCAAGACGCGCGAACCGGTCTTGAGCGATTCATTCCGCTCCGTCGAAGGCCCACAGGCGGCTGTCATTCACCATCCCGTATTTGCTTCCGACCAACGGTTCGTAGGTTCCATCTCGGCGCTTTTTGCGCCGGAATACCTCTTGTCCGGCATCATCGGACCGGTCTCTTCCAACCTGCCGGTCGACATCTTCCTGATGCAGACCGACGGTCTGATTATCTACGATGTGGATGCGGAACAAATCGGACGGAACCTCTTTACGGATGCCCTGTACCAGCCCTTTCCCGAACTCGTTGCGCTGGGTGGAAAAATCGCTTCCACCCCTGAAGGTGAGGGTGTTTACAGCTTTTATCTGAAAGAAGGAAAAATCCCCGTAAAAAAGACGATTTTCTGGCGGACCGTCGACCTGCACGGCACCGCCTGGCGCATTGCCATCGCCTGCGCGCAACAGCATATGGAAAATCCGTAATGGCCCAGGCGTCCGAGGAGAATCCGTTTCGGCGCCCATCTGTACGTTTGCCCATGCGGAGGCGGCCTGTAGGTCGCCGCACAAGCAAACGTGCAGATTGACGCCGAGATGGGCCAAAAAGACCATTTCCGGATGGGATCTATCTATCTTTCATTTCCAGCATGTCCTCCAGCGTGTCGACCTCTTCCAATCCGAGCAGATCGCCGTCTTTTCGCTCACTGCCGTGCAAGGGCGAAAAATTGAGCACATTTCTGCTGACTCCATAGGACTCGATCTGCTCGTAGAGGAAGATTCCCGGGACATCCTCACGGATCAAAAGAAGGCTCTGAAGGTAAAGAGCCTTCCTTTTCTCCTGATCCATTTCAAAGCGTGCGGCCTCGAGCAGCGTGTCCAATTCCGCATTGGAATAATAGGAAATGGAAGATTTCGACGAAAAGAGCGGAACCAGAATGCCGTCCGCGTCGAAAATCGTATTGCCCCATCCGAGGAGATACAAAGACTCCGCTCGGCGGTTCTTGAAAATCTGCATATACTCGGCCCATTCATACACCTTGACGTGGACCCGGATTCCGACCTTACCCAGCATGTCGGCAATCGCCGAAGCGACCTGCCGGTCGCGGATGTATCGCCCGGAGGGCGTGGCCAGCACAACGTCAAACCCCTCCGGATATCCCGCCTCCGCCAGAAGGTCTCTCGCTCTTTTGAGGTCGAAAGCATGCGGCTCCACAAAAGCATCATAACCAAAGGCATGCGTAACGAGGGGTGTGTTCAAGGGTTCACCAGCACCCAGAAGCCCGTCCCTGATCAGTGCATTACGGTCTATGGCATGACTGATCGCTTGGCGTACACGGCGGTCTGAAACGGGACCGCTTTCCGCTTTCAGGAGATTGAATCCGACAAATATGACCCTGCCGCTTGGACCCGAGACCACATCGATGCCGGGCTGCTTCCGAAGATCGGATACTGCATGAGGCGGGACGCCCGCAGCGATATGGATATCCCCCTTTATCAAGGCCTCCATGCGCATATTGGGGTCAGGTATCGATCTGAGAACCAGACTCTTGATCTTTGCCGGATTCGACCCCCAATAGCGGTCGTTTGCCTCCAGTTCTACGAACTGACCCGGCTCCCGGCGGACGAATCTGTAGCGCCCCGTCCCCACAGGGTGTTCCGCAAAATAAGCGTCCCCCTTTTCGCGGATATATTTTTCAGGGACAATGTAGGCAGCAAAAGCCATGCGCTTCGGCACAACCGGATCAGGCTTCGCTGTAACGATACGAACCGTAAAGGGATCGATCGCCACAACCTCTCTCAGGCCAGCGAAAAACGTATTGAAAGGGTTGCTTGAATCTTTTGCCCTCTTGAAGCTGAAAACGACGTCAGCAGCCGTCAACGGGTCCCCATTATGGAAAAAGACGCCCTGCCGGATCTTGAATTCCCAGGTTGTCGGATCAATAGTTCGATAGCTTTCGGCAAGGTTGGGTGAAAGTTCATCTTTTCCCCTTCTTCTCAAGAGACCGTCGAAAACAGTGGAACAATAGTTTAGATCCACAGATGAAATCGCTTTCTGGGGATCCAGACTCGTCACGTCGACACCCCGGGCGATCACGATCTTACCACTTGCCGCCGCACCTGTGACGCTGGGTAAACTTGTCAGAAGCATGCACGCAACCACAGAAAACAAGATCGATTTATTCATTTTGCGCTAAGACTCCCCTATCTACTAATGGATCTGGTATCCTGGTTAAGTTGCCAATCCGGAAATGGTCTTTTTGACCAATCTCGGCGCCAATCTGCCCGTTTGCCTGTGCGGCGGCCTGCAGCCCGCCTCAGTACAAACGCTTGATCGCCTTGATATTCGCCCAAAATCCTCATTTCCGAATTGGCAACTGTGCCCTAACGAAAACTCACCGGATGGATCTAACTATCTGACAGCATATGTTGTGACTATAAAGTAACGAAAGTCTGGAAGTCAAGAATGAATATGGAAAATGCTTATGGTTAAAATGTTTCACAAAATTCCTTTTTTCTTTAAAAATTGATCCTCTATTTGCTCGTATTGGATCCTACTTAAACGATACCGGTACGATATACCTACGGTTTCAGATTTCCCCAACGCTGAATCAATGACAGATCTGTGCCTATTGCAGCTTATCTACATCCCCTGACTTTTCCCTTTGAGGCTATGGACTCCATACTCTGCAATCAAGGGTGGCCGCTTCGGCTTCCGGGGTCCTCGAGGGTGTCCCTGAGGCATCGGCCTATTTTCTTCTAAAGTCTTTTCTCGATCATCCGATTATGACCTATGCGAGGGGAGACGCAATCCGGTTTGCCCAAATGTTTGCTTTGCCTGAAGAACCAGGTGCTGAAAGCTGGAGGGCGGGTGTTACAAGAGTGGCAAAGCCCAAAGGCATGGAATAAGCGAAATTGGGATGCACCTTCAAGAAAAAGGAGCTGCGTTTATGGGCGATGGACAATCGAAAAAATCGAGATTCGGCATTTCCTTCAAGACCTCTCTCGTGAGCGGCAGCACGGTGCTCGTCCTGCTGCTGATCAGCAGCGCCGTTTTCCTTCATCTGGAATCCGGATTGGTCTCCTTCCTGATCGATCGGCACATAGAAAGCGTTTCGGAGACCATCGATCAGCAGGCGGCCAACCAGAAAAACGCCCTCAGCGAAAGCATGAAGGTCAACGCGGAGATTCTGGCAGGTATCTCTGCTACGTTCCTTTACAATTTTGATGAGGAGGGGATTGCGAAAACCCTGATGCCTTATATGAAGCTTCCAGGGATCAGCGCAATCCAGGTCGTCGATCACAAGGAGAGGCCCTTTGCTGCGTTGTGGAGAGGCTCCGGCGTAATGTCGGGGCAGTCCCTGCCGGCGGAGTTGAAGGTGGATCCGACACTTTCATGGGGTGCCGACGCCGCTTTCGAAAAAGAAGGGGTTGGGCATGTTCGGATTTTCTTCACCGATGCGCTGCTCAACGAGCTGATCCAGCAGAGCAGGGAAAAAATGAAAGTCGATATCACCGCTTTCCGCGAAGCAGCGGACAAGGGATATGACCATGCCCTCATCGAGCAGGCCGCAGTGATCGTAGGAGTGTTGATTGCATTGATCATCGTGATCACAGTTTGCCTCAGAATGGTTGCCGTAAAACCCCTGAACCGCATCATCGGCGGATTGCAGGGAGGGGCGGCGCAGGTGGCCGCTGCCTCGAATCAGATCGCTTCAGCCAGCCAGTCCCTTGCTCTAGGGGCATCCCAGCAAGCCTCCAGCATCGAAGAAACGAGCGCCACGCTGGAGGAGATCTCCTCGATGACCCATCAGAATGCGCAGAATGCTCAGGTTGTCAACGAAATCATGCGTGAGGAGGCAGCAGAAAATTTCAAGAGGATCCAAGAACAGATGAAGCTGATGAAGTCCGCCATCGCGTCCACCGTGGAATCAAGCCGAGAAACCGCGAAAATTATCAAAACGATCGATGAAATTGCCTTTCAGACCAATCTGCTGGCGCTCAATGCCGCGGTGGAAGCCGCCCGGGCGGGCGAGGCCGGCGCAGGCTTCGCGGTGGTTGCGGATGAGGTAAGGAGCCTGGCGATCCGAGCCGCAGAAGCAGCGAAGACAACCAGTGAGCTGATCGAAAAGGCCGGGGTACGAATCAACGAAACCAAGAACCTGAGCGACCAGGTTATGGAGGTTATGGATCAGAACAATGCGATTACCCAGAAAATTACGGTTCTGGTAGGGGAGATTGCCGGGGCTTCCCAGGAACAGGCCCAAGGAATCGAACAGGTGAACCGGGCGGCGACCCAGATGGAAAAGATCACGCAGGACAGTGCTGCAGGTGCCGAGGAGTCGGCCTCGGCTTCTCAGGAAATGAGCGCTCAGGCGGCTGAGATGCTGTCATATGTGGAAGAATTGGCTCTTATTGTGAGTGGGGCGGCGAGACAAGCCGGGGGTTTGGTCCTCAGCACGGCTGCAGCCGCTCCAAGGATCTCGGAAAGAGGAAAGAGGGGATGGCTTTTGAGATTATTGCCTCAAAAGGGATCCCCTGTGAATGGACGGAACGTATTGGCCCAACATCCACTAACAGAAGGAGGCAGATCATGAAGGGAGTCCACAGAATGGGTCTCGGAGGCAGAAGTGGTTCGGTTGCAGTGCTGGCAGGCATTGTGATAGCGGTTATGATCGGTCTCATCACCGGTCCTGCCGCTGCAGAGGATTTGAAGGGGAGTTTGGCACAAATGCCGGTCTATGCCGAGAGCCCGAAGAAAGGGGTTCTTGTGGACCTGGTGAAGGCTATGGTTCAGGCATCCGGTAAGGATATTACTTTCCAGGTAGTCCCATTCAACCGGTCGATGCATGATGTTGCGGACGGGAAGGTGGATTTTCACATGCCGCTCATTAAGCCGGAAAATCTGGATGAAGCCGCCTTGGACTACGCCTATTCAACGGAAACCATCTTTCATGTCAATTTCATCCTGTATACCAACAAAAACAAGCCCGTGGACAAAAATAAACTCAGCGAATACTCGATCGAAACCGATTTGGCCCATGTGAACTACTTCGATTTCCCGATAAAGGGATCCGCCAAGCTGGACAGCAGCCTCAAAAAAGTGGACGCGGGCAGAATCGACGGATTCATTTTCGCTGATTTCGCCTCCGATCCCATTGTGAAAAAGGAACAGCTGAACAACCTTCGTAGAGAATTATACCACACCTTCGATGTCAAAATTGTGCTCCCGAAAGGAGAAAAAGGGAAGGCAACTGACCATTTTCTGACCCAGACGATCACCGCGATGAGAGCCGATGGTTCGTTCGACAGAATCATGTCGCCCATTGATCAGCCGTACGATGACTGGCAGCCGTAAAGCGTGAGCCGGATTTCGGCCTCTTGAATATTCAGCACGTTCGACGTCCCCCGTTGAGGCTTGGAAGGGACCGTTGATTGTCTCCCGGCATCCGCGTCCGAAGAAACCCGATATGCCCGGTTCGTGAGCCGCAGAGCCTTCGCAGGCCGCCGCCCTCAACCGGGTCACGTATCTGCGGTTCCAAACAGCGGACACTCCGGAGCATCCCCTTTCCAGAAGAAGAAGCGCCCCTGCCTACCACTTAAAGTAAAGCACCATTCGTGGACAAACCGCTGAAAAGGATGATCCGGATCGAAAAATATCCGAATGGGGCTCAAGTCTTTCCGGGATGTGCCGATAGCTCCGAGAGAGGAAAGGGTCTTGGGCCTGTCCGGACCTATGCGCCGGAGGGAGTTCACGGAACAGAAATTGGTATTTCACCCAGGAGGCCACATGAACAAGCGATTCTCTTTAAAACTGCGCCTGACACTGCCTACGCTCCTGACCGCGCTGTTGATCGTCGGGGGTATCGTGGCGTTTCTTTCTACCGTTATGATGCGCACTACCAAGGAAGAAGCCCTGAGCAAGGCCTATGAAATGGCCCACCGTTATGGAAACGAGATCGATGCCGAGCTCGAGGTGGCGATGGATGCAGCCCGAAGCCTTGGCCAGAGCTTCCAGGCCCTGAAGAAAAGCGGGCACACCGACCGTGAGATGCTGAACCTCATCCTGAAGGAGAACCTTGAAGGGAACCCGGATTTTCTGGGGGTTTGGACCTGCTGGGAGCCGAATGCTCTGGACGGCAAGGATGCCGAATACGTGAACGCCCCTCTTCATGACAGCACCGGCCGTTTCATCCCCTATTACAACCGCGGCTCCAGCAGGGTCGAGGGTGAAGCGCTTCTGGATTATGAAAAACCGGGGGCCGGCGATTATTATTTGCTTGCACGAAATTCAGGCCGAGAAGTGATCACTGAACCGTACCTATACAAGGTTGGGGGCAAGGAAATACTCGTAACCAGGGCGGCAGTCCCCATCGAACATGCGAACCGCGTAGTCGGAGTCGTGGGAGTGGACCTGCCCTTGTCCAAGCTGCAGTCCCTCATTGAGAACCTTCATCCTTACGGTTCAGGCGTAAGCGCTGTTTTCGCCAACCGGGGAACGATCGCCGCTCACTTCGACCCGTCCCGACTTGGCAAGCAGATGAGGGACACCGAGGCCGATATGTGCGATGAACATCTGATGCCCTTCGCGGAGGCGGTTCAGGCCGGCCGCGATTTTATCTTTTCCGTTTATTCAAAGCCTCTCGCAAGCGATGTCTATATCCAAACGGTACCGCTTACCATCGGCCGGAGCACCACACCCTGGGGCTTCGCGATCGGAATCCCCATGAAGGCTGTTCTTGCAGGGCCGCGCAGCGTCATGATCATGGCCATCGCAACTGGTGTGATCGGACTTACCCTGCTTAGCCTCTTTGTCATCTGGACGGCGCTCGGGGTCGCGAACCCCATCAATCGCATCAGTCAAAAGATGGGCGGTGCGGCTCAGGAAGTCTCCTCCGCCGCGACCCAGCTTTCTTCCACCAGTCAATCGCTTGCGGAGGGTTCGAGCGAACAGGCGTCCTCTATCGAAGAGACATCCTCCTCGCTTGAAGAGATGTCTTCGATGACCCGTCAAAACGCCGACCACGCCTCCCAGGCCGACAAGCTTATGCACAACGCCAAAACGATCGTTGGGGAAGCCAACGAGTCAATGTCGCAGCTGACTGGCAGCATGGCGGATATCTCCCGGTCGAGTGAAGAGACCTTCAAGATCATCAAAACGATCGACGAAATCGCTTTCCAGACGAATCTTCTCGCACTGAACGCTGCTGTAGAAGCAGCGCGAGCAGGGGAAGCGGGAGCGGGGTTCGCCGTTGTTGCCGACGAGGTGCGCAACCTCGCCATGCGTGCCGCTGAAGCGGCCCGAAATACCTCGAACATCATCGAGGAAACCGTCAAGAAAGTGAAAGGCGGGTCGGACCTGGTCCTCAAAACCAACGAGGCCTTCAAGCAGGTCGCCCAAAGCGCGGCGAAGGTCGGGGAACTGGTCGGGGAAATCGCCGCGGCCTCTTCCGAGCAGGCCCAGGGCATCGAGCAGATCAATACGGCGGTCGCCGAGATGGACAAGGTTACCCAGCGAAACGCCGCCGGCGCCGAAGAGTCCGCGTCAGCCGCAGAGCAGATGAACGCTCAGGCGGTGGAATTGAAAAGCATGGTCCTCGATTTGACCGCTCTCGTACAAGGAACGCGCAATGGCAAAGGATCTGCGGACAGTTTTCATGCCGCCGATGCCTACGCACCGAAACGCAAGCCGCAGTTGCCCTCTCTGCACAA harbors:
- a CDS encoding conserved exported hypothetical protein (Evidence 4 : Unknown function but conserved in other organisms), giving the protein MKAFLGFVFVIACVAGCAGNRFENTQPEGVPGASRMGFLGEYYRHLTPGPPGGARMRWFKPGTDFHKYTRIMMDSVVFYYSEKSEDFGIDAVEMKDLTDIFNKEIVHALQKGYPIAAEPAPDVIRLKIAITNLEKSKPALSAVTTVIPAGMGVSLIRRGATGVWSGAGEISIEVLALDSVSNQVIGAAQDCRSAAFTERFTSLGMVQKAAKYWGDKVRHLMDIAQGRGGSAPPSNGGRSDG
- a CDS encoding conserved hypothetical protein (Evidence 4 : Unknown function but conserved in other organisms) — translated: MSAHFVDRKGPPPGLSSFTKIRLGWISSEQVVRVNPGETQRVVLAPLAGKGGILAVKVPLEGGRYYLVENRQPIHYDKVLPDCGMLVIQVDPDAEEGSGTAKIMDADPSTPYLQHATYRPELKNRSAFIDKTHGVAIVALGYEGKNLSVLITSPEKIGMN
- a CDS encoding conserved exported hypothetical protein (Evidence 4 : Unknown function but conserved in other organisms), whose product is MMRTVMSRYGLGVLFCVLFFSGCRGAPVAGPAEGSSGVAVGGADLGPQSNSAKGEQRVLMLAVRFKDVAPECNLNHIKERATNRLNDYVKAQSYGQAWIKPHFEGWIPLPDDLSEYRVSPDNFQVDRGRVRKLIEDAMTAVEARIDFSQYDHMLVIPGAFTLPGKGYGMICYCANPGMLTGVRRNTAFVTLRAQGGATFSGGVFVAAENAHLGMFAHDLFHALGGVQHGKRLVP
- a CDS encoding hypothetical protein (Evidence 5 : Unknown function), which codes for MDRYGEIARVFSQCITLREKEIKPSVKKMGQTDLEKFEESE
- a CDS encoding Putative lipoprotein (modular protein) (Evidence 3 : Putative function from multiple computational evidences), with the protein product MKVKHVVYSLLFASLVLLVPAGNSSAQNPTPLKVVLVFDIGGRGDGGFNDAAHRGLEKAVAELGVEAVYVDQERRLERDHAVDAAAASDADLIIGVGFAFSEKLHQLALKFPRKTFVCVDYSMRRDDKGRPLPLPPNLAGLAFREEEGSYLVGAIAALTSKTGTIGFIGGMDNPIIRRFQAGYLAGARAGRPDIRVLSKYAGITGAAFDDPEKGYQIARRMYREGADIIYHASGGTGAGLFRAAKETKRLAIGVDVDQSAQAPGLVLTSMLKHIDVAVFESVKARAEGRFSGGLKTFGLKEKGVGFVYNDQNRNLIPPEAYHTALSLQQRIVTGELEVPASTDERLLLSREELQELLVRLHSEVTGALERLDGDLTQSAKALAGKDLTGDVARAMLRKLYADNPYIIDCETVNPEGIMVAVEPPEHRASEGSDISAQAHMVRLFKTREPVLSDSFRSVEGPQAAVIHHPVFASDQRFVGSISALFAPEYLLSGIIGPVSSNLPVDIFLMQTDGLIIYDVDAEQIGRNLFTDALYQPFPELVALGGKIASTPEGEGVYSFYLKEGKIPVKKTIFWRTVDLHGTAWRIAIACAQQHMENP
- a CDS encoding putative Extracellular solute-binding protein family 5 (Evidence 3 : Putative function from multiple computational evidences), with protein sequence MNKSILFSVVACMLLTSLPSVTGAAASGKIVIARGVDVTSLDPQKAISSVDLNYCSTVFDGLLRRRGKDELSPNLAESYRTIDPTTWEFKIRQGVFFHNGDPLTAADVVFSFKRAKDSSNPFNTFFAGLREVVAIDPFTVRIVTAKPDPVVPKRMAFAAYIVPEKYIREKGDAYFAEHPVGTGRYRFVRREPGQFVELEANDRYWGSNPAKIKSLVLRSIPDPNMRMEALIKGDIHIAAGVPPHAVSDLRKQPGIDVVSGPSGRVIFVGFNLLKAESGPVSDRRVRQAISHAIDRNALIRDGLLGAGEPLNTPLVTHAFGYDAFVEPHAFDLKRARDLLAEAGYPEGFDVVLATPSGRYIRDRQVASAIADMLGKVGIRVHVKVYEWAEYMQIFKNRRAESLYLLGWGNTIFDADGILVPLFSSKSSISYYSNAELDTLLEAARFEMDQEKRKALYLQSLLLIREDVPGIFLYEQIESYGVSRNVLNFSPLHGSERKDGDLLGLEEVDTLEDMLEMKDR
- a CDS encoding hypothetical protein (Evidence 5 : Unknown function) yields the protein MVFLTNLGANLPVCLCGGLQPASVQTLDRLDIRPKSSFPNWQLCPNENSPDGSNYLTAYVVTIK
- a CDS encoding hypothetical protein (Evidence 5 : Unknown function); translated protein: MAASASGVLEGVPEASAYFLLKSFLDHPIMTYARGDAIRFAQMFALPEEPGAESWRAGVTRVAKPKGME